A part of Candida albicans SC5314 chromosome 2, complete sequence genomic DNA contains:
- the SDS22 gene encoding type 1 protein phosphatase-activating protein (Putative protein serine-threonine phosphatase; macrophage/pseudohyphal-repressed), with the protein MPIQETNKELVEKPVGILQEEEKEEPILSHTEDEDDDDDDDEDEDDKNQQGNSAVQYPGTVLPDNHPQEIEADQDLTTGYDLDTDYIDLVHLKISSLEDLHLERFKKLESLCLRQNLITSMVGVKDLPDTLEELDLYDNRINHISSSIKHLVHLTNLDLSFNRIKNIKNIETLVELENLYFVQNKIREIKNLDTLTKVTNLELGGNKIEVIENLDKLVNIKQLWLGKNRIYKLQNMDNLVNLRVLSIQSNRITKIEGLENLKNLEELYLSHNGISEIENLENNINLQVLDVTANKISNLKGLSHLVKLTDFWCSYNQVSSFEEIGKELGKLPDLECVYFEGNPVQLQNPSAYRRKMKLYLGPSLNKIDATYVHS; encoded by the coding sequence ATGCCAATACAAGAAACCAATAAAGAATTAGTTGAGAAACCGGTCGGGATTCTACAAGAAGAGGAGAAGGAGGAACCAATTCTTTCTCAcactgaagatgaagatgacgatgacgatgatgacgaAGACGAAGACGataaaaatcaacaagGTAATCTGGCAGTTCAATATCCTGGAACTGTCTTACCAGATAATCATCcccaagaaattgaagcTGATCAGGACTTAACCACTGGGTATGATCTTGACACTGATTACATTGACTTAGTGCACTTGAAGATTTCATCACTTGAGGATTTACACTTGGAACgtttcaagaaattggaaTCTTTGTGTTTGAgacaaaatttgattactTCGATGGTTGGAGTCAAAGATTTGCCTGACACTTTGGAAGAACTCGATTTGTACGATAATAGAATAAACCACATATCAAGTTCCATTAAACATTTGGTTCATTTGACAAATCTAGATCTTTCATTCAACAGAATCAAAAACATCAAAAATATTGAGACATTAGTTGAACTTGAAAACTTGTATTTTGTTCAAAACAAGATTAGGGAAATCAAGAATCTTGACACGTTGACTAAAGTGACTAATTTAGAATTAGGTGGGAATAAGATAGAAGTGATTGAGAATCTTGATAAACTTGTAAATATAAAGCAATTGTGGTTAGggaaaaatagaatataCAAGCTCCAGAATATGGATAATTTGGTGAATTTAAGAGTTCTTTCAATACAATCCAATAGAATCACTAAAATTGAGGGGCttgaaaacttgaaaaacttAGAAGAATTATATTTGTCCCACAATGGGATTTCGGAGATTGAGAATCTCGAAAATAACATAAACTTACAAGTGTTGGATGTCACGGCAAATAAAATCAGTAACTTGAAAGGATTGTCGCATTTAGTCAAATTGACGGACTTTTGGTGTTCATATAATCAAGTATCCAGTTTCGAAGAAATTGGTAAGGAGTTGGGTAAATTGCCTGATTTGGAGTGTGTTTATTTTGAAGGCAACCCGGTGCAACTCCAAAATCCAAGTGCATATAGACGAAAAATGAAGTTATATTTAGGTCCATCgttaaacaaaattgacGCAACTTATGTCCACTCCTGA
- the ACP12 gene encoding acyl carrier protein (Putative mitochondrial acyl carrier protein), translated as MFKLAFRSIRAPVARASFVKPIRFYVAPPISKDEVTSRAIQALKTVAPLQESNITLESSFQKDLGLDSLDTVEALVALEEEFDLEIPDKISDEIKTVGEAVDYIYKEESK; from the coding sequence aTGTTTAAATTAGCTTTCCGTTCCATTCGTGCACCAGTTGCTAGAGCTTCATTTGTCAAACCAATTCGTTTTTATGTTGCCCCACCAATTTCCAAAGATGAAGTTACTTCAAGAGCCATTCAAGCTTTGAAAACCGTTGCTCCATTACAAGAATCCAATATCACATTAGAATCTTCTTTCCAAAAGGATTTGGGCTTAGATTCTTTAGATACTGTTGAAGCTTTAGTGGCAttggaagaagaattcGATTTAGAAATTCCTGATAAGATTTCTGATGAGATAAAGACTGTTGGGGAAGCTGTTGATTACATTTACAAAGAAGAATctaaataa